In Bacteroidota bacterium, the DNA window AGTAATCCTGTTCGTGTATCCTGCTCAGCTGTTTCTTTAACAAATGGAACGTGTTCTACAACGGTGAGGGTGTGCACTTATTTGCCTGTTTCTTTTAAAGGAAGGATATCAAGAGTAAGCTGTTTTTTGCCTTCAAAATCTGATTTTTTAAGATTTTTAAGATCTTCCCGGGCGAAACTGTTTCTCTGCAAAATTACAATACCTTTTTTCTAATCAATAAATTTCCAAATCACCCCAAACTTGATTGCATAATCGGGCATGGGATAATGTGGTACCAGAAAATAATTATACCCTGTGACTGCAGCGTTGAAATGTTGGTATTTAAAGAAAAGCAGCGTGTTTTTAATGGTGAAATTTAAATACAAATCAGCATAAAACGCATTCCCTATCCTGTTCATGTTCTGAAGATGGAAACTTCTAGTCGCGGGCATATAAGCATCGGCAAAATAAGCCGTGTTATAGAAGATTTCAATTCCGGGTTGAACGGTAGTGGCATTTTGAAATAAGGACCTTGTATAATAAAAAGAAATACTTCCATGGAATTCAGGTACACGAAGTAAACTATCACTCTTGGGCTTTTGATAAATCAAATGTGCATCCATACTAAAGTCACCCAATCTCTTCTTTACATCAAGAGTTGCAGTGAATATGGATTGGGTGATTTCTGTTTGTTTTGGATGTGCCGTTTTATCCATAAAAATGTAATTATCAATCTTTTGATAGTTGATGCCGGCTGTGATCCCTTTATAAGAATAATCGGCCTGTAATATCAGGTACTTTTCTGCAGAAAAATCTGTTTCCCAACGTAAATAATTTCCATGATAAAGATTGTAAAACCATGAAGGGCTTTGTTTTGCTATTTCTGCACGTAGGTTTAATAATCCATAATTTCTATCTTTATTCCCAATAAATTGTCGAATATTGGCTTGCAGAGAATAGTTGCCATCGTTGTGATCTCCCAATACATAAAACCCATCCACATTTAACCTGAAACTTTTAAATAAAAAGGTTGAAATTCCGGCTTTAGGTATCATATTATTAAATGATTGCCTGGCAATTGTATCATACACTTCTGTGTGAAGCTGTTTAATACCAAAATACACATATATTGGTTTGTCTTCGGGTTGAATTTCATATCCCAGATTCGACCATTTTACTTGATTCTCAATCCTAAGTATTCGCGTTGAGTCGAATGCATTTGTAGGATTCAGGATCTCATCGAATTTATTATAATATGCACTTTGATCCTTCGTGTCTTCAAAAATAAATGACTTTCGCTCGATAGATAAGGTATGACTAAGTTGCCCGAGTGGTAATCCTTGGTGTCTGGATTTCTGCCCAAGAGTATCAGTTGTAATATAAGGTGCCCTGCCTATATTGAAATACTGATTTAAGTAAATACTACCTTTTTTAAGCGTATTTTTTGCTTGTTGAAGATTTACAGCAATTAGTTTACGGTTGACTTCAAGACTAAATGTAAAAGCACTATCATTTACAAGGCCACCGTTCTCTTCAATTATTAATTTATCGTGAATATAGTTGGCTATAAACCCATAACGCCCATTTCGGGTAGAATATCTTGCAGTAACGTACAGATTTTTATTATCAGACCGCTGGTGCTCATATAAGCCGGGCGCATTAATGAATTTAAAATTAATACCCACATTTAAACCACGACTAATATTTTGAGAATGTATTACCCTTAAATTGTTTTCTTTTTTAGGTCCGGACACATAATAGAGTTCAGTAAAAGGTCTGAAAAGTCGATAATATTTCACATTTTCGTTGGTATATGTATGGATATCCAATGGGCTGTATCTGTAATTAAAACCTTCACTTATCTGTGGTTTAAATCGTAGATTTTTAGCAGGGAGACCAACATTCCCAAGATTTGCATAATAACTCCCCGCCTGGTATGTCGGATCGTAATTTTGAATTCCAGATAGGCTTGTGTCGAGGCGGTGAATTTTACCAAGTGCAAAACTATCAATTCGGGCGGTAAAGTATTCTACCAAAAAGGAATCACGGATTATTGGGATACTATCCTGGGTTTTTAATTTGTTTGGATTAAGCGTATCGAGTGGAGCTGCAACTAACGAATCCTTAATTGTTCCTATTAAATTTATGCTATCCTGAATTGCGGAAATAGATTGGATGGTATCTTCTTTTATTTTCCAAGGCTTAATTGTATCTTTTTTTATAGATTTCTGTGGAATTGTATCCTGTGTGATAAATAACGGTTTTTTATTTTCATCTGTAAAATGTGAGGCATAGAGTGATGAAAATAGGGTAGAGGATATTATGAATAAAAAAGTGATATATTTATTTCCGGATAACATAAAGCAAAACTAATCAGTTTTTTAATTGAGATAAAAAAGTGTACCAAAAGTACGGATAAAAGCAGTGTTGAGCTACACTTGGATAAAAAAAAAAGCCCCCAATTTATTGGGGGCTTTTATGGTAGT includes these proteins:
- a CDS encoding putative porin, whose translation is MLSGNKYITFLFIISSTLFSSLYASHFTDENKKPLFITQDTIPQKSIKKDTIKPWKIKEDTIQSISAIQDSINLIGTIKDSLVAAPLDTLNPNKLKTQDSIPIIRDSFLVEYFTARIDSFALGKIHRLDTSLSGIQNYDPTYQAGSYYANLGNVGLPAKNLRFKPQISEGFNYRYSPLDIHTYTNENVKYYRLFRPFTELYYVSGPKKENNLRVIHSQNISRGLNVGINFKFINAPGLYEHQRSDNKNLYVTARYSTRNGRYGFIANYIHDKLIIEENGGLVNDSAFTFSLEVNRKLIAVNLQQAKNTLKKGSIYLNQYFNIGRAPYITTDTLGQKSRHQGLPLGQLSHTLSIERKSFIFEDTKDQSAYYNKFDEILNPTNAFDSTRILRIENQVKWSNLGYEIQPEDKPIYVYFGIKQLHTEVYDTIARQSFNNMIPKAGISTFLFKSFRLNVDGFYVLGDHNDGNYSLQANIRQFIGNKDRNYGLLNLRAEIAKQSPSWFYNLYHGNYLRWETDFSAEKYLILQADYSYKGITAGINYQKIDNYIFMDKTAHPKQTEITQSIFTATLDVKKRLGDFSMDAHLIYQKPKSDSLLRVPEFHGSISFYYTRSLFQNATTVQPGIEIFYNTAYFADAYMPATRSFHLQNMNRIGNAFYADLYLNFTIKNTLLFFKYQHFNAAVTGYNYFLVPHYPMPDYAIKFGVIWKFID